In Synechocystis sp. PCC 6714, the following are encoded in one genomic region:
- the leuC gene encoding 3-isopropylmalate dehydratase large subunit: protein MSARTLFDKVWDLHTITVLPSGQTQLFIGLHLIHEVTSPQAFAMLKERGLRVMYPERTVATVDHIVPTENQQRPFTDSLAEEMIQALEENTTAHSIRFHHIGSGNQGIVHVIAPEQGLTQPGMTIACGDSHTSTHGAFGAIAFGIGTSQVRDVLAAQSLSLNKLKVRKIEVNGELPPGVYAKDVILHIIRKLGVKGGVGYAYEYAGSTFAAMDMEERMTVCNMSIEGGARCGYINPDQVTFDYLQGRDFAPKGEDWDKAVQWWRSIASDEDAVYDDVVTFRAEDIEPTVTWGITPGQGIGISEPVPTLDSLDPDDQAIAQEAYKYMQFQPGQPLKGTKVDVCFIGSCTNGRLSDLEEAAKVAKGNHVAEGVKAFVVPGSERVKQQAEAAGLDRIFEAAGFEWREAGCSMCLAMNPDKLQGDQLSASSSNRNFKGRQGSASGRTLLMSPAMVAAAAIKGQVADVRELVH, encoded by the coding sequence ATGAGCGCAAGAACCTTATTCGATAAAGTTTGGGATCTCCACACCATCACCGTTTTGCCATCGGGTCAAACCCAACTCTTCATCGGTTTGCATCTGATCCATGAAGTCACTAGTCCCCAGGCGTTTGCCATGCTGAAGGAGCGGGGCCTGCGGGTGATGTATCCAGAACGAACAGTAGCCACCGTCGATCACATTGTCCCCACAGAAAATCAGCAGCGGCCTTTCACCGATTCCCTCGCTGAAGAAATGATCCAGGCACTGGAAGAAAATACCACCGCTCACAGTATTCGTTTCCACCATATTGGTTCCGGTAATCAGGGTATTGTCCATGTCATTGCTCCAGAGCAAGGCCTCACCCAACCCGGCATGACCATTGCCTGCGGTGATTCCCACACTTCCACCCACGGAGCTTTCGGGGCGATCGCCTTTGGCATTGGTACTTCCCAGGTGCGGGATGTGCTGGCGGCCCAGAGTTTGAGTTTAAATAAGTTAAAAGTTCGCAAAATTGAAGTTAATGGTGAGTTGCCCCCAGGGGTATACGCCAAGGACGTCATTCTCCACATCATCCGTAAGCTAGGGGTGAAGGGGGGCGTGGGCTACGCCTATGAGTATGCAGGGTCCACCTTTGCTGCCATGGATATGGAAGAGCGCATGACCGTTTGCAATATGTCCATCGAAGGGGGGGCCCGCTGTGGGTACATTAACCCCGACCAAGTAACTTTTGACTATCTCCAGGGACGGGATTTTGCCCCCAAGGGAGAGGATTGGGACAAAGCAGTACAGTGGTGGCGCAGTATTGCCAGCGACGAGGATGCGGTGTACGACGATGTGGTTACCTTCCGGGCTGAAGACATTGAACCCACTGTCACCTGGGGCATTACCCCCGGCCAGGGCATTGGCATCAGTGAACCGGTACCGACCCTAGACAGTCTTGATCCCGACGACCAGGCAATCGCCCAGGAAGCCTATAAATATATGCAGTTTCAGCCGGGGCAACCGCTGAAGGGGACAAAAGTTGATGTTTGTTTCATTGGTAGTTGCACCAACGGCCGTTTAAGCGATCTGGAAGAAGCGGCCAAAGTAGCCAAGGGAAACCATGTGGCAGAAGGGGTGAAAGCTTTTGTCGTACCGGGTTCAGAACGGGTGAAACAACAGGCGGAAGCGGCGGGGCTAGACCGAATCTTTGAAGCGGCAGGTTTTGAATGGCGGGAAGCAGGCTGTTCCATGTGCTTGGCCATGAACCCCGATAAGCTCCAAGGGGATCAACTCAGCGCTTCTTCTTCTAACCGTAATTTTAAAGGTCGTCAGGGCTCCGCTTCTGGTCGCACATTACTGATGAGTCCAGCCATGGTGGCGGCGGCGGCTATTAAAGGTCAAGTGGCCGATGTGCGGGAATTAGTGCACTAA
- a CDS encoding glycoside hydrolase family 57 protein — protein sequence MALGYVALVLHAHLPFVRHPESDYVLEEEWLYEAITETYVPLIHVFEGLKRDGVDFKITMSMTPPLVSMLRDPLLQQRYEAHLSLLQELLEKEIVRNEHNGHLQYLADFYAKEFAAIRETWERYDGDLVTAFKQFQDSNNLEIITCGATHGYFPLMKMYPQAVWAQIKVACEHYEENFGRSPKGIWLPECAYYEGVERMLADAGLRYFLVDGHGILYARPRPRFGTYAPIFTETGVAAFGRDHESSQQVWSSQVGYPGDPVYREFYKDLGWEAEYEYIKPYIMPNGQRKNIGIKYHKITSRDGGLSEKAWYDPYWAKEKAAEHASNFMYNRQQQVGHLSGIMGRPPLVVSPYDAELFGHWWYEGPWFIDYLFRKSWFDQDTFEMTHLADYLRGNSTQQVCRPSQSSWGYKGFHEYWLNETNAWIYPHLHKAAERMIELSHREAVDQLEERALNQAARELLLAQSSDWAFIMRTGTMVPYAVRRTRSHLLRFDKLFDDIRANKVDSGWLEKVEVMDNIFPSIDYRVYRPI from the coding sequence ATGGCTCTTGGCTATGTTGCCCTTGTCCTCCACGCCCATCTTCCCTTCGTTCGGCACCCAGAAAGCGATTACGTTTTGGAGGAGGAATGGTTATACGAAGCCATCACAGAAACTTATGTTCCCCTTATCCATGTATTTGAGGGTTTAAAGCGGGATGGGGTAGATTTTAAAATTACCATGAGCATGACGCCGCCGTTGGTTTCCATGCTCCGGGATCCCCTGTTGCAACAACGTTACGAAGCCCATTTATCTTTGTTGCAGGAATTATTAGAAAAGGAAATCGTCCGCAACGAACACAATGGCCATCTACAATATTTAGCTGATTTTTACGCCAAAGAATTTGCCGCTATCCGAGAAACTTGGGAGCGTTACGATGGCGATTTAGTAACTGCTTTTAAACAATTTCAAGATAGTAATAATTTAGAAATTATTACCTGTGGTGCCACCCACGGATATTTTCCTTTGATGAAAATGTATCCCCAAGCGGTGTGGGCTCAAATTAAAGTCGCCTGTGAACATTACGAAGAAAATTTCGGGCGATCGCCAAAGGGCATTTGGTTGCCGGAGTGTGCCTATTACGAAGGGGTAGAAAGGATGCTGGCCGATGCCGGTCTGCGGTATTTTCTGGTGGATGGCCATGGCATTTTATACGCCCGTCCCCGACCCAGATTTGGCACCTATGCTCCGATTTTCACAGAAACTGGAGTAGCCGCCTTTGGCCGGGATCACGAGTCTTCCCAACAGGTGTGGTCTTCCCAAGTGGGCTATCCCGGCGATCCGGTTTATCGGGAATTTTATAAAGATTTGGGCTGGGAAGCGGAGTATGAGTACATCAAGCCCTATATTATGCCCAACGGTCAGCGGAAAAATATTGGCATTAAATATCACAAAATCACCAGTCGGGATGGGGGGTTATCGGAAAAGGCTTGGTACGATCCTTACTGGGCTAAAGAAAAGGCTGCTGAACACGCCTCGAATTTCATGTACAATCGCCAGCAACAGGTAGGTCACCTATCGGGCATCATGGGTCGTCCGCCCCTAGTGGTGTCCCCCTACGACGCAGAACTATTTGGCCATTGGTGGTATGAAGGCCCGTGGTTTATCGACTACCTATTCCGTAAATCCTGGTTTGACCAAGACACCTTTGAAATGACCCATTTAGCGGACTATCTCCGGGGCAATTCCACCCAACAGGTATGCCGTCCTTCCCAATCCAGTTGGGGTTATAAAGGTTTCCATGAATACTGGCTCAATGAAACCAATGCTTGGATTTATCCCCATTTGCACAAAGCGGCTGAGCGCATGATTGAATTAAGCCATCGAGAAGCGGTGGATCAGTTGGAAGAACGGGCCTTAAACCAAGCGGCCCGGGAATTATTGCTGGCCCAATCCTCCGACTGGGCGTTTATTATGCGGACGGGAACCATGGTGCCCTATGCGGTGCGTCGTACCCGCTCCCATCTATTGCGCTTTGATAAGTTATTTGATGATATTCGGGCTAATAAAGTGGATTCCGGTTGGTTAGAAAAAGTCGAGGTGATGGATAATATTTTCCCTAGTATTGATTATCGGGTTTATCGCCCCATTTAG
- a CDS encoding EAL domain-containing protein: MSTILIVEDEAIIRELIGETLSLENYDVLEAENGVMALGLLDSLPVMPDLIICDIMMPEMDGHGLIEALQHNPKTAAIPFIFLTALGTMQDFRKGMNSGADDYLIKPFKQEDLLTAVNSRLQKKAKLSAFYQSETPGLSTERRRRSHRSGTPTLTPEEGEIWRELEEGLNAGQVYLYYQPKVAIHNHCLVGCEALIRWHHPRKGFVSPGIFIPIAEKTGFISVVGQWVIEAALNQCQQWQCLGLNPIQVAINISADQFHGEDLIGILRAGVRKYHIDPQQLEVELTETLLVKNVQDSIEQLNVLRAEGFSVAIDDFGTGYSSLSYLQQFPFDVLKIDQSFVRHIDQNAKNKTITASIINLAHELDLRVVAEGVETWAEYDTIADMSCDELQGYLFSRPLPVADFTELLSRGTDSPILPLRHP, encoded by the coding sequence ATGAGCACCATTTTAATCGTTGAAGATGAGGCCATTATCCGGGAGTTGATTGGGGAAACCCTCAGCTTGGAAAACTACGATGTTTTAGAAGCTGAAAACGGTGTCATGGCCCTGGGTTTGCTCGACTCTTTGCCGGTGATGCCCGACCTAATCATCTGTGACATCATGATGCCGGAAATGGACGGCCATGGCCTAATTGAAGCTCTACAGCACAATCCTAAAACAGCGGCCATTCCCTTCATTTTCCTGACGGCCCTAGGGACGATGCAGGATTTTCGTAAAGGGATGAATTCCGGCGCAGATGATTATTTGATTAAACCTTTCAAGCAAGAGGATTTATTAACCGCGGTTAATAGTCGTTTACAAAAAAAAGCTAAACTGTCGGCTTTTTACCAATCGGAAACCCCTGGTTTGTCCACTGAGAGGCGTCGCCGTTCCCACCGTTCTGGCACCCCCACCCTGACCCCGGAGGAAGGGGAAATTTGGCGGGAGTTGGAAGAGGGTTTAAACGCAGGTCAAGTTTACCTCTACTATCAACCGAAGGTGGCTATCCACAATCACTGTTTGGTGGGTTGTGAAGCCCTGATTCGTTGGCACCATCCCCGTAAGGGTTTTGTTTCACCGGGAATTTTTATTCCCATTGCCGAGAAAACTGGTTTTATCAGCGTGGTGGGGCAATGGGTGATTGAGGCCGCCCTGAACCAATGTCAGCAATGGCAATGTCTGGGGCTGAATCCGATCCAGGTGGCCATCAACATTTCCGCTGATCAATTCCATGGAGAAGATCTCATTGGCATTCTGAGGGCTGGCGTCCGCAAGTATCATATTGACCCCCAACAGTTGGAAGTGGAGTTAACAGAAACTCTCTTGGTCAAAAATGTGCAGGATTCCATTGAACAGCTCAACGTTCTCCGGGCTGAAGGTTTTAGCGTGGCGATCGACGACTTTGGCACAGGTTATTCTTCCCTTAGTTATCTACAACAATTTCCCTTTGATGTGCTCAAAATAGATCAAAGTTTTGTCCGGCATATTGACCAAAATGCTAAAAATAAAACTATTACCGCCTCAATTATTAACCTGGCCCATGAACTGGATTTGCGGGTAGTGGCTGAAGGGGTGGAAACTTGGGCAGAATACGATACCATTGCGGACATGAGCTGCGACGAGTTGCAAGGTTATCTTTTTAGTCGCCCTCTGCCGGTGGCGGATTTCACAGAGTTGTTGAGCCGGGGCACTGATAGCCCTATTTTGCCCCTACGCCACCCTTAG
- a CDS encoding endonuclease domain-containing protein encodes MKDSHRIRGTTKEIEQAARTLRKGATQAEKILWHSLRNRQILGFKFRRQHPIGNFIVDFYCPQLKLVIEVDGSIHHSRQEYDQYRSGKLKEFGHYVLRFTNDQVIDDLPKVLEKITQTTQTLFPPVLGG; translated from the coding sequence ATGAAAGATTCCCATAGGATTCGTGGAACAACTAAAGAAATTGAGCAAGCAGCTCGTACTTTGAGAAAAGGAGCAACACAGGCTGAGAAAATTTTGTGGCATTCATTACGAAATCGCCAAATTTTAGGCTTTAAGTTTCGTCGGCAACATCCTATTGGTAATTTCATTGTTGACTTTTATTGTCCACAACTAAAATTAGTAATAGAGGTGGATGGAAGTATTCATCATAGCCGACAGGAGTATGACCAATATCGATCTGGAAAACTCAAAGAATTTGGTCATTATGTTTTACGATTTACCAACGATCAAGTTATTGATGATTTACCAAAAGTTTTAGAAAAAATTACTCAGACAACACAAACTCTATTCCCCCCAGTATTGGGGGGTTAG
- a CDS encoding family 10 glycosylhydrolase, whose translation MFKFYLRKLLVGLGLFLATFTIVAGVTWLEKSSLASPNKIRGVWLTNVDSNVLYDPAELRTAIADLKSTNFNTLYPTVWNDGHTLYPSAVAQEWLGQTQDPKLGDRDMLAEAINLGKEQSFRVIPWFEFGFMAPAEREWIKNHPHWLTTNAQGETIWLEGGVIPRVWLNPLHPEVQQLITALLVDLVRRYDVDGIQLDDHFGYPYNFGYDPITVELYRQETGNEPPPTPELNLNQNCVSSDPAWQQWTDWRSAKISRYVQSLVPILKAVKPDLIVSISPNPQTFSKNCFLLDWQTWHQGGVVDELVLQVYREKQASFIGELQQPLVQQTKTEIPVVVGVLSGLKNRPIPLQRIKQQVEWVDGDGFGGTAFFFYESLWNLEAEANPNPFGLRQQWQRFYRGLNHP comes from the coding sequence ATGTTTAAGTTTTATTTACGTAAATTACTGGTGGGTTTAGGTCTGTTTTTAGCAACATTTACCATAGTGGCCGGTGTGACTTGGCTGGAGAAAAGTTCCCTGGCTTCCCCCAACAAAATTCGGGGAGTTTGGCTAACCAATGTTGATAGTAACGTACTCTATGATCCGGCCGAGCTAAGAACGGCGATCGCCGACTTGAAAAGCACTAATTTCAATACCCTTTACCCGACGGTGTGGAACGATGGCCATACCCTTTATCCCAGTGCCGTGGCTCAAGAATGGTTAGGGCAAACCCAGGATCCAAAACTTGGCGATCGGGACATGTTAGCGGAGGCAATTAACCTAGGCAAGGAACAGTCTTTTCGGGTTATTCCCTGGTTTGAATTTGGCTTTATGGCTCCAGCGGAGAGGGAGTGGATCAAAAACCATCCCCACTGGTTGACCACCAATGCCCAGGGGGAAACTATTTGGCTCGAAGGGGGCGTTATTCCCAGGGTGTGGTTAAATCCTCTCCATCCGGAAGTGCAACAATTAATTACTGCTTTGTTAGTGGATTTAGTCCGTCGCTATGATGTGGATGGTATTCAATTGGATGATCATTTTGGTTATCCCTACAATTTTGGTTATGACCCCATCACCGTTGAGTTATACCGCCAGGAAACTGGCAATGAACCTCCCCCTACCCCTGAGTTAAACCTCAATCAAAACTGCGTTAGCTCCGACCCGGCGTGGCAGCAATGGACCGATTGGCGATCGGCTAAAATTAGCCGTTACGTACAGAGTTTGGTGCCTATTTTAAAAGCAGTAAAACCGGATTTAATCGTTTCCATTTCCCCCAATCCCCAAACCTTTTCGAAAAATTGCTTTTTATTAGATTGGCAAACCTGGCATCAAGGGGGGGTAGTAGATGAGCTGGTTCTGCAAGTTTACCGGGAAAAACAAGCCTCTTTTATTGGGGAATTGCAACAGCCTTTGGTACAACAAACTAAAACGGAAATTCCTGTGGTGGTGGGTGTCCTCAGTGGCCTAAAGAATCGTCCCATTCCCCTCCAAAGAATTAAGCAACAGGTCGAATGGGTTGATGGAGATGGTTTTGGTGGCACCGCCTTCTTTTTCTATGAAAGTTTATGGAATCTGGAAGCAGAAGCTAACCCCAATCCCTTTGGTTTACGACAACAGTGGCAAAGATTTTACCGAGGGTTAAACCACCCATAA
- the bchN gene encoding ferredoxin:protochlorophyllide reductase (ATP-dependent) subunit N: protein MTVAQQAPSALNFDCETGNYHTFCPISCVSWLYQKIEDSFFLVIGTKTCGYFLQNAMGVMIFAEPRYAMAELEEGDISAQLKDYEELKRLCLQIKRDRNPSVIVWIGTCTTEIIKMDLEGLAPQLEAEIGIPIVTARANGLDYAFTQGEDTVLASMAHKCPTSAQVQGEDKEERNAIQKLLTFGRKVDTEKVESEYVDHQPLVLFGSLPDPVVTNLTLELKKQGVKVSGWLPAKRYTELPVIDEGYYVSGVNPFLSRTATTLMRRRKCKLIGAPFPIGPDGTRAWIEKICSVLGIEPQGLAEREAQIWESLEDYIKLIRGKSVFFMGDNLLEVSLARFLIRCGMTCPEIGIPYMDKRYQAAELALLEKTCADMGVPLPNIVEKPDNYNQIQRIKALQPDLVITGMAHANPLEAQGINTKWSVEFTFAQIHGFTNARDILELATRPLRRNSQLGELGWDKLISKDVPVQV from the coding sequence ATGACTGTTGCTCAACAAGCCCCTTCCGCCCTTAACTTTGACTGTGAAACTGGCAATTATCACACCTTTTGCCCCATCAGTTGCGTATCTTGGCTCTACCAAAAAATTGAAGATAGTTTTTTCTTGGTTATTGGCACCAAAACCTGTGGTTATTTTCTGCAAAATGCCATGGGGGTAATGATTTTTGCGGAACCCCGCTACGCCATGGCGGAATTAGAAGAAGGGGATATTTCTGCCCAGCTAAAGGACTATGAAGAACTGAAACGACTTTGCTTACAAATTAAACGAGATCGTAACCCCAGTGTAATTGTCTGGATTGGCACTTGCACCACCGAAATCATCAAAATGGACCTTGAAGGCTTAGCGCCCCAACTGGAAGCAGAAATTGGCATTCCCATTGTTACCGCCCGAGCCAATGGCTTAGATTATGCCTTTACCCAAGGGGAAGATACGGTGCTAGCTTCCATGGCCCATAAATGCCCCACCTCAGCCCAGGTGCAAGGGGAAGACAAGGAAGAACGCAATGCCATTCAGAAATTATTAACCTTTGGCCGCAAGGTTGATACGGAAAAAGTTGAATCGGAATATGTGGATCATCAACCATTAGTTTTATTTGGTTCCCTGCCAGATCCAGTGGTAACTAATTTAACTTTAGAGCTCAAGAAACAGGGAGTTAAAGTATCCGGTTGGTTGCCTGCAAAACGCTATACTGAACTGCCAGTAATTGACGAAGGTTATTATGTATCTGGGGTTAACCCTTTCCTAAGCCGTACCGCCACCACTTTAATGCGTCGCCGTAAATGTAAATTAATTGGTGCACCATTTCCCATTGGTCCCGATGGTACCAGGGCTTGGATTGAAAAAATTTGTTCTGTCTTGGGTATTGAACCCCAGGGATTAGCAGAACGGGAAGCCCAAATTTGGGAAAGTTTGGAGGACTATATTAAGTTAATTCGGGGTAAATCAGTATTTTTCATGGGGGACAATTTACTGGAAGTTTCCCTAGCCCGTTTTCTAATTCGTTGTGGTATGACTTGTCCTGAAATTGGCATTCCCTATATGGATAAACGTTATCAAGCGGCGGAATTAGCTTTGCTGGAAAAAACCTGTGCTGACATGGGGGTTCCCTTACCAAATATTGTTGAAAAGCCGGATAATTACAATCAAATTCAACGGATTAAAGCCCTACAACCGGATTTGGTCATCACTGGCATGGCCCACGCTAATCCTTTGGAAGCCCAGGGTATTAATACTAAATGGTCAGTGGAGTTTACCTTTGCCCAAATCCATGGTTTTACCAATGCTCGGGATATTTTGGAATTAGCCACCCGTCCTCTGCGTCGTAACTCCCAATTAGGGGAATTAGGTTGGGATAAGTTAATTAGCAAGGATGTCCCTGTACAGGTTTAA
- the stpA gene encoding glucosylglycerol 3-phosphatase, translated as MVLHQKHLSLDHGAFCHTLAQTENLLIVQDLDGVCMELVQDPLNRRLDADYVRATRLFAGHFYVLTNGEHVGKRGVQGIVERAFGDVSFVQREGLYLPGLAAGGVQWQDRHGNVGHPGVGPVELEFLAAVPKKITNCLKTFFGDRLHPLSPEQLQMGIEASVLDNVASPTANLNTLANLLQDVPHVYRDLQATIAQLLDELITEAEQQGLANSFFIHYAPNLGRDENGKEIVRWAKVGDSGTTDFQFMLRGGVKEAGVLALLNRYYHSRTGEYPLGESFSARQAPPSHQDLLHLVKTKFDPDLMPLIIGVGDTVTSQVDEATGEIRRGGSDRQFLQLIQDLGDLGNHGNLVVYVDSSRGEVKNRQPLQLETVAGQTQVVAGPGDMRDTEEPLKINVAFPGGYEQYVTVFKQAAQRRRAYFYRLQNSY; from the coding sequence ATGGTATTACACCAAAAACATCTCTCCCTCGACCATGGAGCTTTTTGTCACACCCTAGCCCAAACTGAAAATTTACTCATCGTCCAAGACCTGGACGGGGTTTGCATGGAGCTAGTGCAAGATCCCCTCAACCGTCGCCTTGATGCTGATTATGTGCGGGCCACTAGGCTTTTTGCTGGACATTTTTATGTGTTGACCAATGGGGAGCACGTGGGGAAAAGGGGAGTTCAGGGCATTGTGGAACGGGCCTTTGGAGATGTTTCCTTTGTCCAACGGGAAGGTTTATATTTGCCGGGTTTGGCGGCCGGGGGAGTGCAGTGGCAGGATCGCCATGGCAATGTAGGTCATCCCGGAGTGGGGCCAGTGGAGTTGGAGTTTTTAGCGGCGGTGCCTAAGAAAATCACCAATTGTTTAAAAACCTTCTTTGGCGATCGCCTCCATCCTTTGTCCCCAGAACAACTGCAAATGGGCATAGAAGCTTCGGTTTTAGATAATGTGGCTTCCCCCACGGCTAATTTGAATACCTTGGCTAATTTATTGCAGGATGTTCCACACGTTTACCGAGATTTGCAGGCAACCATTGCTCAGTTATTAGATGAGTTAATAACTGAGGCAGAGCAACAGGGTTTGGCAAACAGTTTTTTTATCCACTATGCCCCCAATTTGGGTCGGGATGAAAATGGTAAGGAAATTGTTCGTTGGGCCAAAGTTGGGGATTCCGGCACCACCGACTTCCAATTTATGTTGCGGGGGGGGGTCAAAGAGGCAGGGGTTTTGGCTCTGCTCAATCGTTATTACCACAGTCGGACAGGGGAATATCCTTTGGGGGAAAGTTTTAGTGCTCGGCAAGCCCCACCATCCCATCAGGACCTGTTGCATCTGGTGAAAACGAAATTTGATCCGGACTTGATGCCCCTGATCATTGGGGTAGGGGATACGGTCACCAGCCAGGTGGATGAAGCCACGGGAGAAATTCGACGCGGCGGGAGCGATCGCCAATTTTTGCAATTAATTCAAGATTTGGGGGATTTGGGAAATCACGGCAACTTAGTGGTGTATGTGGACAGTTCCCGAGGGGAAGTGAAAAACCGCCAACCTCTACAACTGGAAACCGTTGCGGGACAAACCCAAGTGGTGGCCGGCCCAGGGGATATGCGAGATACGGAAGAACCATTGAAGATCAATGTGGCCTTTCCCGGTGGCTATGAACAGTATGTAACGGTGTTTAAACAGGCGGCCCAACGTCGGCGAGCTTATTTTTACCGGTTGCAGAACTCTTACTGA
- a CDS encoding DUF4278 domain-containing protein — translation MEFTFLLPLTIGLMVGYKAWGSQHDIAHLAVVFAIVNLLVSLLLAPWEIQVVLLILIVVLAGPLWQKFDNKNNFQVAQTNEDKDATLHYRGVTYESPKSAVSIEETKKVTKCYRGIDYESSGAYTRSDNDPKGKVIKYRGINIKTKAEDQD, via the coding sequence ATGGAATTTACATTTTTGCTCCCCCTCACCATTGGTTTAATGGTGGGCTATAAGGCCTGGGGTTCTCAGCACGACATTGCCCATCTAGCAGTGGTTTTTGCCATTGTTAATCTACTGGTGAGCTTACTATTGGCCCCGTGGGAAATACAAGTTGTTTTGCTAATCTTAATAGTTGTTTTAGCTGGGCCATTGTGGCAAAAATTTGACAATAAAAATAATTTTCAAGTTGCTCAAACTAACGAAGATAAAGATGCCACACTTCATTACCGTGGAGTTACCTATGAATCTCCAAAATCAGCTGTTTCCATAGAAGAAACCAAGAAAGTTACGAAGTGCTACCGAGGCATTGATTACGAATCCTCTGGAGCGTACACCCGAAGCGATAATGATCCCAAGGGCAAGGTAATTAAATATCGAGGCATTAATATAAAAACCAAAGCAGAAGACCAAGATTGA
- the bchL gene encoding ferredoxin:protochlorophyllide reductase (ATP-dependent) iron-sulfur ATP-binding protein: protein MTLAVYGKGGIGKSTTSCNISTALAKRGKKVLQIGCDPKHDSTFTLTGFLIPTIIDTLQEKDFHYEDIWPEDVIYKGYAGVDCVEAGGPPAGAGCGGYVVGETVKLLKELNAFDEYDVILFDVLGDVVCGGFAAPLNYADYCLIVTDNGFDALFAANRIAASVREKARTHSLRLAGLIGNRTSKRDLIDKYLEAVPMPVLEILPLIEDIRVSRVKGKTLFEMAESDPSLEYVCEYYLNIADQLLAQPEGVVPKDAQDRDLFSLLSDFYLNPTQPASQTKELDLMMV, encoded by the coding sequence CTGACACTTGCGGTATATGGAAAAGGCGGAATCGGTAAATCCACCACCAGTTGCAACATCTCTACAGCGTTAGCCAAACGGGGTAAAAAAGTTCTCCAAATTGGTTGTGATCCCAAACATGACAGCACCTTTACCCTCACCGGTTTCTTGATTCCCACCATCATTGACACGTTGCAAGAAAAAGATTTTCACTACGAAGACATCTGGCCCGAGGATGTAATTTACAAAGGTTATGCTGGGGTTGATTGTGTAGAGGCCGGTGGACCCCCCGCTGGAGCTGGTTGTGGCGGTTATGTGGTGGGGGAAACAGTGAAATTGCTGAAGGAACTCAACGCCTTTGACGAGTACGACGTGATTCTGTTTGACGTGCTAGGGGACGTAGTTTGTGGTGGTTTTGCCGCCCCGTTAAACTATGCCGACTATTGTTTGATTGTTACAGACAACGGTTTTGATGCTCTGTTTGCTGCCAACCGAATCGCTGCTTCCGTGCGGGAAAAAGCTCGTACCCATAGCCTCCGCCTGGCTGGTTTAATTGGCAATCGCACTTCCAAACGGGACTTAATTGATAAATATCTGGAAGCCGTTCCCATGCCAGTGTTGGAAATTTTGCCCTTAATTGAAGACATTCGGGTTTCCCGAGTCAAAGGCAAAACCTTATTTGAAATGGCCGAGTCCGACCCTTCCCTGGAATACGTTTGTGAATATTATTTGAATATTGCGGATCAACTTTTGGCCCAACCGGAAGGAGTAGTGCCCAAGGATGCCCAGGATCGGGATTTGTTTAGCCTACTCTCTGATTTCTACCTCAATCCTACCCAGCCCGCTAGCCAAACCAAAGAATTAGACTTGATGATGGTTTAG